One Planctomycetaceae bacterium genomic window carries:
- a CDS encoding MFS transporter translates to MFDLSFLLLAQETPGGFVDGVKHFLEFVPRHWNFCLLHFLQFAVWGAWYVVLGNMLNARGFKGTEIGRIYATIPLGSIISPMIVGPIADKYINQEILIGGLHLSGAVFLFLMAKTAKPRPFFWIALVYAVLFAPTLSLVNSIVFAHDADIFGGNAGEGFPWIRVFGTIGWIIAGLSHALILKKGEPMNERPLLLACGLSAILGLYAFTLPVTKPAAVLAAEAAAASGEAADVAAEEIGAIAGAKTMITSYPVFFGVSFATAMAMGLYFAFAALYLEKRGIGSNVVGPVMTIGQWIEIFFMLTLPAFLGKDNANMNHVLLVGVAAWALRFGLFAIGRPLPLILLGVAIHGICFDFFFAAGMINTAAIAPAQLTATAQQVYGFLVYGLGMYLGSELSGWLHQYFTKPVPATAAEPSTAEEAATNWRGFWIVPCLIIAICAALFAANATDATSATDEAGTGSDGAAVTDPVE, encoded by the coding sequence GTGTTTGACCTCTCATTCCTGCTCCTGGCTCAGGAGACACCCGGCGGATTCGTCGATGGAGTCAAACATTTTCTGGAGTTCGTGCCTCGGCACTGGAACTTCTGTCTGTTGCACTTCCTGCAATTCGCGGTCTGGGGAGCGTGGTACGTCGTTCTCGGCAACATGCTGAACGCTCGCGGCTTTAAGGGCACGGAGATCGGCCGCATTTACGCCACGATTCCTTTGGGTTCGATCATTTCGCCCATGATCGTCGGACCGATTGCGGACAAGTACATCAATCAGGAAATCCTGATCGGCGGCCTGCATCTGTCAGGGGCGGTGTTTCTGTTCCTGATGGCAAAGACCGCAAAGCCGCGACCGTTCTTCTGGATCGCTCTGGTGTACGCGGTGCTGTTTGCGCCAACGCTGTCGCTGGTGAATTCGATTGTTTTCGCTCACGACGCCGACATTTTCGGCGGCAATGCAGGAGAGGGCTTTCCGTGGATCCGCGTGTTCGGCACGATCGGCTGGATTATCGCCGGTCTGTCGCATGCACTGATTCTGAAGAAGGGGGAACCGATGAACGAGCGTCCGCTGCTGCTGGCGTGCGGATTATCGGCGATCCTGGGACTTTATGCCTTTACGTTGCCAGTCACGAAACCGGCGGCCGTTCTGGCGGCTGAGGCCGCCGCGGCATCCGGCGAAGCGGCGGACGTGGCTGCCGAGGAAATTGGTGCTATCGCCGGCGCCAAGACAATGATCACGTCGTATCCCGTGTTCTTCGGCGTTTCGTTCGCGACCGCGATGGCGATGGGGTTGTACTTTGCCTTCGCCGCCCTGTACCTGGAAAAACGGGGCATTGGTTCGAACGTGGTCGGTCCCGTGATGACGATCGGGCAATGGATCGAGATATTCTTCATGCTGACGCTGCCCGCGTTCCTCGGCAAAGATAACGCCAACATGAACCACGTGTTGCTGGTCGGCGTCGCGGCCTGGGCGCTGCGGTTCGGGCTGTTCGCGATTGGTCGGCCGCTGCCGCTGATCCTGCTGGGCGTTGCGATTCACGGAATCTGCTTCGATTTCTTCTTCGCGGCAGGCATGATCAATACCGCTGCGATCGCACCGGCACAACTGACTGCGACCGCTCAGCAGGTCTACGGATTCCTGGTTTACGGGCTCGGCATGTACCTGGGCTCGGAGCTTTCCGGCTGGCTGCATCAGTACTTTACGAAACCGGTTCCCGCCACAGCGGCCGAGCCTTCAACGGCCGAAGAAGCCGCTACCAACTGGCGGGGGTTCTGGATCGTTCCGTGTCTGATCATCGCGATTTGCGCGGCGCTCTTTGCGGCGAATGCCACAGATGCCACATCGGCGACCGACGAAGCCGGCACCGGCTCCGATGGTGCCGCTGTCACTGATCCAGTTGAGTGA